A genomic region of Streptomyces rimosus contains the following coding sequences:
- a CDS encoding LacI family DNA-binding transcriptional regulator: MVHASNERRPTLEAVAARAGVSRATVSRVVNGGAGVRGEVRERVRRAVTDLGYVPNSAARSLVTRRTGAVAVVIAEPETRVFADPFFGRQLRGISRELSAADTQLLLLLQETRADHERIGRYLSAGHADGVLMFSLHRDDPLPAMAEASGLPTVYGGRPGWAGAEDALYVDTDNRDGARQAVRHLRARGRRRIAVITGPLDQTSAQDRLDGYRDALAPAAADPRLIADGGFTAQGGERAMAELLAAAPDLDGVFVCSDLMASGALRTLRAHGRRVPEDVGVVGYDDLDPAAWTDPPLTTVRQDVEEMGRLMARLLLRRLATGPGAARDELAPVVTAAKLVVRESG; this comes from the coding sequence ATGGTGCATGCATCAAATGAGCGGCGGCCGACGCTGGAAGCGGTCGCCGCCCGGGCCGGCGTCTCGCGCGCCACGGTCTCACGCGTGGTCAACGGCGGTGCCGGCGTACGCGGTGAGGTGCGCGAACGGGTCCGGCGCGCGGTCACCGACCTGGGATACGTACCGAACAGCGCGGCCCGCTCACTGGTGACCCGGCGTACCGGCGCGGTCGCCGTGGTGATCGCCGAACCGGAGACCCGGGTCTTCGCCGACCCGTTTTTCGGCCGCCAACTGCGCGGCATCAGCAGGGAACTGTCCGCCGCCGACACCCAGCTGCTGCTCCTCCTCCAGGAGACCCGCGCCGACCACGAGCGCATCGGCCGCTACCTGTCCGCCGGGCACGCCGACGGCGTGCTGATGTTCTCGCTGCACCGCGACGACCCGCTGCCCGCGATGGCCGAGGCGTCCGGCCTGCCCACGGTCTACGGCGGCCGCCCCGGCTGGGCGGGCGCCGAGGACGCGCTGTACGTGGACACCGACAACCGGGACGGCGCCCGGCAGGCCGTACGCCATCTGCGCGCCCGCGGCCGCCGCCGGATCGCCGTGATCACCGGCCCGCTCGACCAGACCTCCGCCCAGGACCGCCTGGACGGCTACCGCGACGCCCTGGCCCCCGCGGCGGCCGACCCCCGGCTGATCGCGGACGGCGGCTTCACCGCGCAGGGCGGCGAGCGCGCCATGGCCGAACTCCTCGCCGCCGCCCCCGACCTGGACGGCGTCTTCGTCTGCTCCGACCTGATGGCCTCCGGCGCCCTGCGGACACTGCGGGCGCACGGACGGCGGGTGCCGGAGGACGTGGGCGTGGTGGGTTACGACGACCTGGACCCCGCGGCGTGGACGGACCCACCGCTGACCACCGTCCGCCAGGACGTGGAGGAAATGGGCCGCCTGATGGCACGGCTACTGCTGCGCCGCCTGGCGACGGGGCCGGGGGCCGCGCGGGACGAGCTGGCTCCGGTGGTCACGGCGGCGAAGCTGGTGGTGCGGGAGTCGGGATGA
- a CDS encoding glycoside hydrolase family 16 protein, with the protein MTTKIPTGRRLRARTAAVLGSLGAALALVVAWPAAQPTATAGEPAATFAEVWRTDFNGPAGSRPSSGDWIIDTGTGYPGGPANWGTGERQTYTDRPENLQLDGAGHLKITALKKNGTWTSGRIETRRSDFTAPARGKLRIEARIKMPDVSGDAALGYWPAFWTLGDKFRGNYWNWPGIGEYDIMENVNGHNRVWGVLHCGVNPGGPCNESQGKGNSRVCPGASCQAGFHTYALELDRTGPTEYLHWSVDGQRFHTVSSADMDANTWANTTHHGHFILLNLAMGGAFPDGVAGRATPTDATRPGGSLLVDHVSVSVQQGATA; encoded by the coding sequence ATGACCACGAAAATACCGACAGGGAGGCGGCTGCGGGCGAGAACCGCGGCAGTGCTCGGTTCGCTCGGCGCCGCCCTCGCCCTTGTCGTCGCCTGGCCCGCCGCCCAGCCCACCGCCACGGCCGGCGAACCGGCGGCCACGTTCGCGGAAGTCTGGCGCACCGACTTCAACGGTCCCGCCGGCTCCCGCCCGTCGTCCGGTGACTGGATCATCGACACCGGCACCGGCTACCCGGGCGGCCCCGCCAACTGGGGCACCGGCGAACGCCAGACCTACACCGACCGCCCCGAGAACCTGCAGCTCGACGGCGCCGGGCATCTGAAGATCACCGCTCTGAAGAAGAACGGCACCTGGACCTCGGGCCGCATCGAGACCCGCCGCTCGGACTTCACCGCCCCGGCCCGCGGCAAACTGCGCATCGAGGCGCGCATCAAGATGCCGGACGTCTCCGGCGACGCCGCGCTCGGCTACTGGCCGGCGTTCTGGACGCTCGGCGACAAGTTCCGCGGCAACTACTGGAACTGGCCGGGCATCGGCGAGTACGACATCATGGAGAACGTCAACGGGCACAACCGCGTCTGGGGCGTGCTGCACTGCGGCGTCAACCCCGGCGGCCCCTGCAACGAATCGCAGGGCAAGGGCAATTCCCGCGTCTGCCCGGGCGCCTCCTGCCAGGCCGGTTTCCACACCTACGCCCTGGAACTGGACCGCACCGGTCCCACCGAATACCTGCACTGGTCCGTGGACGGGCAGCGCTTCCACACCGTCAGCTCCGCCGACATGGACGCCAACACCTGGGCGAACACCACCCACCACGGCCACTTCATCCTGCTCAACCTCGCGATGGGCGGCGCCTTCCCGGACGGCGTCGCGGGCCGCGCCACCCCCACCGACGCGACACGCCCCGGCGGCTCCCTGCTCGTCGACCACGTGTCCGTCTCCGTACAGCAAGGAGCCACCGCATGA
- a CDS encoding beta-1,3-glucanase family protein codes for MISRRTLLGGLAASAAAGAGASVLLNSTAGAAPVIGAAAAGLPLRVVNRTGRYANNAIWIYIVGNTGGQQVRVTANGDIKPIALSDNRPDGFTDYGIPLAANGDTTLRIPQMSGRIYASLGSKLKFKAVKDGNGRPALAYPAGWVSGDPNYQIVHDCAEFTYDQAGMHCNTTAVDMFSVPMSIRLVGARDQTAGALKAGARSRIFSEIGRTPGFGKLVVGDKRVIAPSHGLDAGLFDGNYFAPYIDRAWNAYTSKDLKVTTNRGTFTGRVSGNQFTFRGPAQFSIAKPSTRDVLFCHGALQAPNDGLRGPVAAVLGAALNRATLADHAAQPTTDPGTFYKGQLANHYARVLHEQSADGKAYGFAFDDVANFASYIEDGAPREMTLTLTAF; via the coding sequence ATGATCTCCCGTCGTACCCTGCTCGGCGGCCTCGCCGCGAGCGCCGCCGCCGGAGCGGGCGCAAGCGTCCTCCTGAACAGCACCGCCGGGGCCGCACCGGTCATCGGCGCGGCGGCGGCCGGACTGCCGCTGCGCGTCGTCAACCGGACCGGCCGCTACGCCAACAACGCCATCTGGATCTACATCGTCGGCAACACCGGGGGCCAGCAGGTACGGGTCACCGCGAACGGCGACATCAAGCCCATCGCCCTGTCCGACAACCGCCCGGACGGCTTCACCGACTACGGCATACCGCTCGCCGCGAACGGCGACACCACCCTGCGCATCCCGCAAATGTCCGGCCGCATCTACGCGTCGCTCGGCAGCAAGCTGAAGTTCAAGGCCGTGAAGGACGGCAACGGCCGGCCCGCGCTGGCCTACCCGGCCGGCTGGGTGTCCGGCGATCCCAACTACCAGATCGTGCACGACTGCGCTGAGTTCACCTACGACCAGGCCGGCATGCACTGCAACACCACGGCCGTCGACATGTTCAGCGTCCCGATGTCCATCCGCCTCGTCGGCGCCCGCGACCAGACGGCCGGGGCGCTCAAGGCCGGTGCCCGATCCCGGATCTTCTCCGAGATCGGCCGTACGCCCGGCTTCGGCAAGCTCGTCGTCGGCGACAAGCGCGTCATCGCCCCCAGCCACGGCCTGGACGCCGGGCTGTTCGACGGGAACTACTTCGCGCCGTACATCGACCGCGCCTGGAACGCCTACACGTCCAAGGACCTGAAGGTCACCACCAACAGGGGCACCTTCACCGGCCGGGTCAGCGGCAACCAGTTCACCTTCCGCGGCCCCGCCCAGTTCTCCATCGCCAAGCCCTCCACCCGCGATGTGCTCTTCTGCCACGGCGCCCTGCAAGCCCCCAACGACGGACTGCGCGGCCCGGTCGCCGCGGTGCTCGGCGCCGCCCTCAACCGCGCCACCCTCGCCGACCACGCGGCCCAGCCCACCACCGACCCGGGCACCTTCTACAAGGGCCAGCTCGCCAACCACTACGCGCGCGTGCTGCACGAGCAGTCCGCCGACGGCAAGGCGTACGGCTTCGCCTTCGACGACGTGGCCAACTTCGCCTCGTACATCGAGGACGGCGCCCCGCGCGAGATGACACTCACGCTGACGGCCTTCTGA
- a CDS encoding glycoside hydrolase family 15 protein — protein sequence MHVAGRIEDYALIGDMQTAALVCRDGTVDWLCLPRFDSPAVFAGLLGTEENGFWRMGPAHGPEGAPVPADRRRYRGDSLVLESEWDTPRGTVRVIDFMPPREDATPQLIRIVEGVSGRVPMRSALRMRFSYGWVVPWVHKVDERTVAVAGPDAVWLDTEAETYGKDLTTYADFTVGPGERIAFTISWQPSHSRPPHVPEPEAALEATEDFWREWVDHCTYHGPYRDAVVRSLITLKALTYAPTGGIVAAPTTSLPEDIGGSRNWDYRFTWLRDAAITLSSLLRTGYREEARAWREWLLRAVAGDPENLQIMYGIAGERELGENELTWLTGYENSRPVRVGNGAAGQLQLDVYGEVTEALHLAHNTGLARNDYASLLQLKLIQWVEKHWDEPDEGIWEVRGPRRHFVHSKVMTWVAVDRTIKLIESGDVDGPLDRWKQLRETIHREVCEKGYDKERNTFTQSYGSKELDASLLLIPQMGFLPPDDKRVIGTIEAIQRELGTEDGFILRYPTSGEDAGVDGLEGDEGAFLACSFWLADDLAMIGRVEEARILFEKLLSLRNDLGLLAEEWDSRLQRQVGNFPQAFSHVPLIDTALRLTASGAYGG from the coding sequence ATGCACGTGGCCGGGCGCATCGAGGACTACGCACTCATCGGCGATATGCAGACCGCCGCTCTTGTGTGCCGGGACGGCACGGTGGATTGGCTGTGCCTGCCCCGCTTCGACTCACCCGCGGTCTTCGCAGGACTGCTGGGCACGGAAGAGAACGGCTTTTGGCGGATGGGGCCCGCGCACGGTCCCGAGGGCGCGCCGGTGCCCGCCGACCGCCGCCGCTACCGGGGCGACTCGCTCGTCCTGGAATCCGAGTGGGACACCCCGCGCGGCACGGTGCGGGTGATCGACTTCATGCCGCCGCGCGAGGACGCGACACCGCAGCTGATCCGTATCGTCGAGGGCGTCAGCGGGCGGGTGCCGATGCGCTCGGCGCTGCGCATGCGGTTCTCGTACGGCTGGGTGGTGCCGTGGGTGCACAAGGTGGACGAGCGCACCGTGGCGGTCGCCGGGCCGGACGCGGTGTGGCTGGACACCGAGGCCGAGACGTACGGCAAGGACCTGACGACGTACGCGGACTTCACCGTCGGGCCCGGCGAGCGGATCGCCTTCACGATCAGCTGGCAGCCCTCGCACAGCCGCCCGCCGCACGTGCCGGAGCCGGAGGCGGCGCTGGAGGCGACCGAGGACTTCTGGCGCGAGTGGGTCGACCACTGCACGTACCACGGCCCGTACCGGGACGCGGTGGTGCGCTCGCTGATCACGCTCAAGGCGCTCACGTACGCGCCGACCGGCGGCATCGTCGCCGCGCCCACCACCTCGCTGCCCGAGGACATCGGCGGCTCGCGCAACTGGGACTACCGTTTCACCTGGTTGCGCGACGCGGCGATCACCCTGTCCTCGCTGCTGCGCACCGGCTACCGGGAAGAGGCCCGCGCCTGGCGCGAGTGGCTGCTGCGCGCGGTGGCCGGCGACCCGGAGAACCTCCAGATCATGTATGGGATCGCGGGCGAGCGGGAACTCGGCGAGAACGAGCTGACCTGGCTGACCGGCTACGAGAACTCGCGGCCGGTCCGGGTCGGCAACGGCGCCGCCGGACAGCTCCAGCTGGACGTGTACGGCGAGGTCACCGAGGCGCTGCACCTGGCGCACAACACGGGTCTGGCCCGCAACGACTACGCCTCGCTGCTCCAGCTGAAGCTGATCCAGTGGGTGGAGAAGCACTGGGACGAGCCGGACGAGGGCATCTGGGAGGTGCGCGGGCCGCGCCGGCACTTCGTGCACTCCAAGGTGATGACCTGGGTCGCGGTGGACCGCACGATCAAGCTGATCGAGTCCGGCGACGTGGACGGCCCGCTGGACCGCTGGAAGCAGCTGCGCGAGACGATCCACCGCGAGGTGTGCGAGAAGGGTTACGACAAGGAGCGCAACACCTTCACACAGTCCTACGGCTCCAAGGAGCTGGACGCCTCGCTGCTGCTCATCCCGCAGATGGGCTTCCTGCCGCCGGACGACAAGCGGGTGATCGGCACCATCGAGGCCATCCAGCGGGAGCTGGGCACCGAGGACGGCTTCATCCTGCGCTACCCGACCTCGGGCGAGGACGCGGGCGTGGACGGCCTGGAGGGCGACGAGGGCGCGTTCCTGGCGTGCTCGTTCTGGCTGGCCGACGACCTGGCGATGATCGGCCGCGTCGAAGAGGCCCGCATCCTCTTCGAAAAGCTGCTCTCGCTCCGCAACGACCTGGGCCTGCTGGCCGAGGAGTGGGACTCCCGCCTCCAGCGTCAGGTGGGCAACTTCCCCCAGGCGTTCAGCCACGTTCCGCTGATCGACACGGCGCTGCGGCTCACGGCCAGTGGGGCTTACGGGGGGTAG
- a CDS encoding CTP synthase, which yields MPPKSSTTKHLFVTGGVASSLGKGLTASSLGALLKARGLRVTMQKLDPYLNVDPGTMNPFQHGEVFVTNDGAETDLDIGHYERFLDVDLDGSANVTTGQVYNTVIAKERRGEYLGDTVQVIPHITNEIKHRIRRLAHEDVDVVITEVGGTVGDIESLPFLETVRQVRHEVGRDNVFVVHISLLPYIGPSGELKTKPTQHSVAALRNIGIQPDAIVLRADREVPTAIKRKISLMCDVDEAAVIACPDAPSIYDIPKVVHAEGLDAYVVRKLDLPFRDVDWTVWADLLDRVHNPDHEVKVALVGKYIDLPDAYLSVTEALRAGGFANKARVKIKWVTSDDCKTPAGAKQQLADCDAVCVPGGFGDRGVDGKVGAITYARENKLPLLGLCLGLQCVVIEAARNLAGIEGANSTEFDPAAADPVISTMAEQMDIVAGEGDMGGTMRLGMYPAKLAEGSIVREVYDDQPYVEERHRHRYEVNNAYRGELEKKAGLLFSGTSPDNKLVEYVEYPREVHPYLVATQAHPELRSRPTRPHPLFAGLVKAAVERKTGAAAGKKGAAKA from the coding sequence ATGCCGCCCAAATCTTCGACGACCAAGCACCTCTTCGTCACCGGGGGCGTCGCCTCCTCGCTCGGCAAGGGCCTGACCGCCTCCAGCCTGGGCGCGCTGCTCAAGGCGCGGGGCCTTCGGGTCACGATGCAAAAGCTCGACCCGTACCTGAACGTCGACCCGGGCACGATGAACCCGTTCCAGCACGGTGAGGTGTTCGTCACCAACGACGGCGCCGAGACCGACCTGGACATCGGCCACTACGAGCGCTTCCTGGACGTCGACCTCGACGGCTCCGCGAACGTCACCACCGGCCAGGTCTACAACACCGTGATCGCCAAGGAGCGGCGCGGCGAGTACCTGGGCGACACCGTGCAGGTCATCCCGCACATCACCAACGAGATCAAGCACCGCATCCGCCGGCTGGCCCACGAGGACGTCGACGTCGTCATCACCGAGGTCGGCGGCACCGTCGGCGACATCGAGTCGCTGCCGTTCCTGGAGACCGTCCGCCAGGTCCGCCACGAGGTCGGCCGGGACAACGTCTTCGTGGTGCACATCTCGCTGCTGCCCTACATCGGCCCCTCCGGCGAGCTGAAGACCAAGCCGACCCAGCACTCGGTCGCGGCGCTGCGCAACATCGGCATCCAGCCGGACGCCATCGTGCTGCGCGCCGACCGCGAGGTGCCCACCGCCATCAAGCGCAAGATCTCGCTGATGTGCGACGTGGACGAGGCCGCCGTCATCGCCTGCCCGGACGCCCCCTCCATCTACGACATCCCCAAGGTCGTGCACGCCGAGGGCCTGGACGCCTACGTCGTGCGCAAGCTCGACCTGCCGTTCCGCGACGTGGACTGGACCGTGTGGGCCGACCTGCTGGACCGGGTGCACAATCCGGACCACGAGGTGAAGGTCGCGCTGGTCGGCAAGTACATCGACCTGCCCGACGCCTACCTGTCGGTCACCGAGGCGCTGCGCGCCGGCGGCTTCGCCAACAAGGCCCGCGTGAAGATCAAGTGGGTCACCTCCGACGACTGCAAGACCCCGGCCGGCGCCAAGCAGCAGCTCGCCGACTGCGACGCGGTCTGCGTCCCCGGCGGCTTCGGTGACCGCGGCGTGGACGGCAAGGTCGGCGCCATCACCTACGCCCGCGAGAACAAGCTGCCGCTGCTGGGCCTGTGCCTGGGCCTGCAGTGCGTGGTCATCGAGGCGGCCCGCAACCTGGCCGGCATCGAGGGCGCGAACTCCACCGAGTTCGACCCGGCCGCCGCCGACCCGGTCATCTCCACCATGGCCGAGCAGATGGACATCGTCGCCGGCGAGGGCGACATGGGCGGCACCATGCGGCTGGGCATGTACCCGGCCAAGCTGGCCGAGGGCTCGATCGTGCGCGAGGTCTACGACGACCAGCCGTACGTCGAGGAGCGCCACCGCCACCGCTACGAGGTCAACAACGCCTACCGCGGCGAGCTGGAGAAGAAGGCCGGTCTGCTGTTCTCCGGCACCTCCCCGGACAACAAGCTGGTCGAGTACGTCGAGTACCCGCGCGAGGTGCACCCCTACCTGGTCGCCACCCAGGCGCACCCGGAGCTGCGCTCCCGCCCGACCCGCCCGCACCCGCTCTTCGCCGGCCTGGTGAAGGCGGCCGTCGAGCGCAAGACCGGCGCCGCCGCCGGCAAGAAGGGCGCCGCCAAGGCGTGA